The window GTAACACCAACTCGACAATTGATGTTAGGACACACATCTTAACTTTTCAAGGTGAAATTCAATATTGAATTTGacaattattatcaaaaatactAAGAAATTATGTTGGTCCGAAAGTGTCAAACTATGCCGTAGCGCAGATTTGAAGATATTGCGGGCTCTATTTTCTAGTCTCTTTCAACCAAGAAATAATGAAGAGAATTTTCCTAACCAACCTTGGTTAAGGTCAAGAAACGCCCTTTTACATGGGAACCAAGGGAAATAAAACTTGCACTTACCTAAAGTTTGATGGAAGATCTTGTCAAAAGACACTTCGTTTTTCTTCTCTAAATATTTGTGCATCACACTGCGGacactggaaaaaaaaatgatcatagATACATACCCTCGGGGTAAATCATAACTTAATTACGAGGTGAGGGGAAAATTCGCGAAATCCTTCTAAGGTGTACACGGGGTCGacatctatttaaattaaatagacTTGAAACTATCACTCGCTAATTAGCCTAATCCATGAGCTGTGATACTAATTTCTAAAGTTCTGTTACATAAGAATCTTTCGATAAGCAAATTGACGTATAAACGTTTCTTCAAACGGGGAAtacttttatataaatatataataaaacacCGAGAAATGAggttgaataaatatttagataacATATAGCCATAAAATAGGGAAACATTTCCTCCGTACCTTATATTTCGCATAAAAATCGACTTACGTAGGTATCTTACAGTATCAGGGCGAGAGGGAAAAGTCATAGAAACCGTGTatcaatttgattaaaatggaCCCCGAGTCAGCGTTACCGTAAAAGCGCCTATAAAAACTTTACTTGGAAAAGATTAGGAATTATTACTTAGTAAATGGCCAAGATAAGGCAATAAGGGAGAAATAAATCTAGTGCTTAATAAACATTCTTTCGCCATTCAAATACCACGTAGATAAGGGTTTATTGTTCTGAAACCGTTATAAGTATGCCTTATCCCTTCCATGTGAGTAAAAGAGGAAAAGATAAACGGTATATCGcttttgaagcaatttgtaTTAGTGACCtcgtaaaaatttcttaataattcgAGTGagatatttgtaaatttcttcTGCGTTCACATGTGGCGATACCGCACAAGGTTTTGTGAGAAAACACGAAACACAATGATGGACATACATTTGAAATAGACGTTATTATGTACTGTTGCCAGATTTGGTACATAGACTCGATTACTTTTCTACCTGTGAAGTGAAGCGCTCAAGGGGAGCCTGGGtttttgcttttgaatttttagatGTAAAACGGGAGACTTTTTACGTCGTCACAATAATTTACAGGATGTACCAACCCCATTACATTTGGTATAATCGAAACTTTTTATAGCCCCTCTATGGGTTGtcgaaactaaaaatatagaaCGCACTGATCGTGATCAACTGGTTTTAACTAATCGGCCTGGTCAGTTATTACGGCTTAAAAACTGGCTGATTGGAATCAATCCGATCTTGACCGTCGTTCTCGAAAAGGGCTAATGGTCAATTGAGTCGCTGGGAACGATAGGACTAATCGAGCGCAAGACGCATGATATTCACCAGCAACTGGCCAAAGGATAGACAGTGCAGTGTAAAAATAACCATGAACAGCAGTGGCCGGCAGTACTACCTGATATTGAACCACTTTTCTCTCTCGAATAACCCTAATGACGTTGTCAATGGGACTAACAATATAAGGCACTGACAGTGACACAATGACATTGACCTCAACAGGAACCTATAAATAGCGGAGTTTCACCTTCAGTTAGTTCATAGAAATGCCAAATCCTCGGTTAACTCAACAACACACACATGGCGTAACAATAATTTCATGCTTATTTTCACGTTCATTAGAAATGATCTCAAATAGAAAACTGTCAGGGGATACAGTCTACATAAAGTTTCCTCTATAGCCTAATTTCGGCAGAATAAACGCGAACTCTTGTCGGAAACATTTCcgagaaataataaatgaaagaTGCCGAAAATAACGTCCGACGAAAAAAAGGCTGACCGATTATAaagagtaaaaataataattagtctTATTAAAGCTCCGAAATAAATGCTTGTTTATATCGAAAACATAAACAGTGGGAACTTATATTAGATTAAAAGCATGtttaatttcggtttttaatCGAAACGACCGAGTCAGTTTATAAGTTGTTTCACGAGTTCAacctcaaacacaactttgtaGATTTCGGGCTGTGTGTACTCAGTTGCGTActattttattggaagttgGGTTTAAACAGGGATTTACAGTGGTTTCTAATTAAAGTTGTGACGTCGGCTGCTCGTTAGGCACCTACTCATCTTGATTTGATGAATAAGCCCTTTTTACTAATACATATAATAATGCCCTAACTTTCAATGCACATAACCAGTTAGTCAGCGTCTGGAATTAACCAGCTCTCAGACCGAGAGGCTCGCTCCAATTACTTGGTGACGCTCAATCACGTCACATAGAGACATTTTTCTGTTTGATACCTAACGTGGAAACGATAATTACCTATTCAAAGAAATGGCTATTACTCAGGTCGAGACTAAGATCTAACGCTCATgtcaaatttcttttatgaaaaaaaattagttttccaTGTTCGTACCGGATTAGCTGTTCTCAACTCACCTTGGATCTGGCAAAATGATCTTCTTGCTGGCCCTAGCCGCCGGAGTGCACTTGCTCTTCTCCATAGCCATTAAGTAACTGACGTCGGCCAATACGGCCTCTAGATCCGCCATCGTGACTTAGTTCCGTGTCCGCTCTTAATGTAACCTAGGAAGGAGCCTCTACTGGGGGGATCACGGAGCGCCTTTTCCTGGCGTCATTTGGGCATCACAGCTCCGACTATTTCCAgctaaaagaaaatcaaacttttatgGCTGTTGCTATGTACGGATAGAGCGAGTGATGTAGTGGTTATTCAAAGATTGTTTcacttttctatttttgtcaTTTGCATTAAAGCAGTGGCCGCGTCAAAATAGTGATTATGAGTTTAGGGCTTAAACGATGGACAATAAAACAATGTTAATCTTTTTCCGCAGATTTCCTCTTTTTCCCGCCGCCTGCAAACTCGAGCCTTGAGAAAAATACCACCCTAtccttttttttcataaaatcagGATAAAATACATATCGGAGAATTATCTCAAATGATATAAAAGACGTCAGGAAAATACGCGACTTCGGGGTAGGAATGATCCAAGCACACTTTCTTTTAATACgaccattatttattaactctacaaaaaaaaactattattcaATCTGTCAAGTAACTAGTGAAGCATTATTTCATTGGTAAACactttaatattgtttattacaATTGTTTCGCAATTATAGCTGTTCTAGTCTCAGACTAACTCAGTTTTAACCGTCTTCTTATATACCTAAAGATCCTATGGTTAGAGgatttcaacattttcttaCACACATGCaacattaacataaaatataccAAAATGTTCCACGTAGACAAGAAGCAATGCATCACTGGTCCAGGATACACCCTTTTTGTCTTTGTCTTACTTGTGGTAACTGCTTGTTAacggtaataaaatttttaaaaaatcttgaactttgacattctgaaaatattttaaaatctaagGGTTTCTGACTTATGTTTATAATACGTATTTAACTTATAATAAAGGCCACAGTTAAACGACAATGCCAATCTCAAAGTCCTGTTGGTATAAaatgactcaccctgtatatttttcatgaGTATATCTGTATTCCCAAcgtatttaaaattcactaGTAATTTCAATTCAGAATTCATCCGTATAACCTTGTTCGCACCTGTGAGGAAAACGGCAAGGAAAGACTAAAGTAAGACAAAAATGTTTGAGCCAAATTCCCATGACTTCCACAGCTGAGTGTTTAATTAGAAAGAggaaataaaatggtttttatccCAAATAGACCAAGGTATTATTTCGGTCAGTTTTAAAGTCtcgtaattttaaaactgataaACGGATTTGACTACACATTGCACGATTTTAAAACCCACTTTAACAAGATCTAGTTGCAGATATGATTGCCAAAGTAGTCAAagaaatgggaaaaatgcAAGAAGGAAGAATTCAAATCTCTTAAAAAAGACCATTAGTAGCATCAGTAGCTTGCCGTGAAACGGATAGAAAACCGGAGGAATATTATCATCCTATAGATTTTTCTGAACATTCAAAAGGCTTACGAACTAAATAGGAAAAGTACTCcagatgttaaaaatttcagtgaAATATCACACAAAACGTAGATTTAATAAGAAACCAATCAATAGTTCATCACcctttattttaataacggagatttaaaaaattcaaatttatccgaaattttctcttcatttttcagaattttatcacatattaaatttatcaagTAAAACCTGGACCACCTTGTGTCTGCCGAGAATGAGACACTCGTTTTAACAGGCGTATCAGAAAATTCCCAGTCAAAAATACTATGGAAGGATTTGTAAATATGCCTTGTCCGTCctaatttaacatatttacaGGTGAAATGTGCCAGTCCAAGTGGATTACTTAAGGTCAAACCTCAGGTTAAACTTATCTGAGATATACATtcaataagtaaataaagttTCTTTCGAAGCAGTCTTTACCTGAATTTTTTGATACACCTTAACAATAagtaaaattactgaaaaaaatacatagagAAAAGACTTTTCACCTGGAATCGCACATATCAATAGTTGATGATTCATAGATGGTTACCTATATCTACTTATCTATGCTCCTCTTTGAGTACCTAAACAACCTTGTAGATAATATAAAAACTCCCTTAAGGGAAAGTATTATTCTAggtatttagttttattattctGTTTTGAGTTGAAGAAATAACGTTCCTTATAATCAGCATAACAAGTATAGAGAGCATCACACATTCAAAAAGAAAAGCCGCAAATATTTTCCCAATACCTTATTACTTTCTAATCTGGCTAATATCACAATATCACTTATCTTGTCAAGCTTTTTGAGCAATTCATTCATTAAAAGCTATTAAACATATCATTGGACCCAACTGATTGAATCAGCACCAGGGGAGCACCAGGCAATCCTGCCACTTTGTCCTTGAGGAAGATATTGATAAGAGGGATGAACACTGTCcatagttttgaaatttgattagACATTCGATACTTGGGAGGTTGCAAATTTTGTGATATTGTGATACTCACTATTCTGGTAAAAAATGGTTAATTTACTGATCCGTCCACGGCTCATTTACGACCAAATCCTAGTTCCCGTATTCCCTCTATATTATTGGCTCCTAGGGGAGAGGCGACGTTGCCGACAAAATCTTATCCCGAAAAGCACAGcgttgaaattccaattttcccGTAAGTATTGGGACACTATTCACTAAAAACGACGACGAACTAAACGGAAATTTTGAGCGTAATGACAATCCCACCAAAACATTGCAAAACAAAAGGAGACTATTAAAATTATGGCAACGGTGTTGGTATATATAGGTAAGTGCAGCTGTTCTTTTTTAAGCCCCTCAGGTGCCCCAGTGGCCACTAATGCAGCGTCAATTCACACGCAAACATCGCGGATTTAGTCACTTTTCGACATAAAAACCGATTTCAACGTCCGTTAAATGTTTTACGACGACTCGGTAAGATTTCACCTGCCTAAACGCGATCGAGAATCTGTCGATGAATCTCACAGGGATCGCTCGTCGCTCGCCTtgcccgatttttttttgaccgAGACGGGCTGCGCAAGTTTGAAGTTTTGCTtttgttttgacattttgaCCAATTTGACATTGAACATGTGGTTTTGATTTTGGCAACATTGACAAATGTCAATTAATAACAAAGCCTGAGACATGTGGCAATGTTCTGAGCGCTCGCAATGTCCTAAAATTGACGTTATTGTCGATTAGACAACGCTCAATGATACTAAGTTTTCCCATAACAAACATGGccgttgttaaaatattttttacaaattctcaattatttaagcaaaatataaatttcttgaggtaactaataattttaattgcacataataaaattctttatttattattaaatccaATACACTCTTAAGAGtatggaaaaaatatctaaataatcTTTTAACATAAACTTTCTCCTATTTTGATACAAActctaatttttgaaataattatatatgCATTAATACTTCAGAAAATTTAGACTAGTTTTCTTCAGGCCCCTACTCCAGCAGAATGGCATGGCAATGTATCCCCCTTACTTTATAGAGCCAATTTATCGAAAAGAGCATCAGCAAGACTTGGTTAAATCAGGCGATATTAGCCAATACACTCATCTACCAACCAAAGCAGCCCTAAATGATCAAACAAGTTCTCTATCTCATGATCCCTTAATTGTGTAAGTTCagtcttaaatttatttaacatgcTGCATGTTGTACAATTTCTAAACGCTCTACTTATATAAgggtataaaatatttatgttctGTGTTAGAACtagttttgattatttataatatgCTTTTCTCCAAACTGtactttaataaatatcttaaatatctTATCTTTTTAATTCTCAGCCTTTTCACACATTACCTTATGAGAAATGGAGATAAAGTACTAGCACGTGAACTAGTTGAAAAATCTCTGGAACAAGTAAAGCGAATCCAGCTAGAAAGATACCATAAATCCACCTCAAAAGAGgataaaagcaaaattgagTTGAACCCAAAGGTGGTGTTTCATAAAGCAGTAGAAAATTGCAAACCAATTTTGCAACTTATGGCTGTCAAAAGAGGGGGAGTTAGATAtatggtaaaatttatttaccattttaaGACTGGATAGGGTAAATAATAAGACAAACGCTACAATAAGTTAGCTAACAAGGGCTCATCATCCTTGATTTATATTAACTTCACTTAAATCATGAAATAGctctaatgaaaaattttaaaatttagaggTCTCATTGCTTACCCTAATGGTTAAGTTAAGAATATATGTAATCactgaaagttttttttaaaaaggttcCAGTTCCAGTATCAAATCATCGCGCACAGTTTCTGTCCATGAAATGGCTGATTGAAGCTGCAAGGGAAAAAGATAAGAAAATGGTTAGATTTTGGACACAATTGGGCAGAGAATTAGTGGAAGCTGCAAATAATAATGGGAGAGTTGTGAGAAGGAAACAGGAACTTCATAAACAGTGTGAGGCTAACAAAGCCTATGCCCATTATCGCTGGAGCTAAGTAttagtttttgtattaaaGAGTTATTGTTAATGTGTAATATAAGAATATAGTCtttaataccttttttttactgtttaatTGCCCatccaaacaaaatttttaagccaATTTAGTATTAACATCATATTTGatacataagaaaaaatttatcagCCCGATTAATAGAtattagataaaaatttaaatactaaTGTAAACactaattaaaaaccaattacTTTTTCGCACATAATCCCAGGTCAAGATAACTTACCaaacatataaattaaataatgcaaaGACCAAATtgtaagatattttatttttaacattttttaaaatgtataacTTTCTTTATAAAATGTCTATGTGCTTGTACCAGAGCAGCAGTGAGTAAACACAATtctacattaatttttttggaggtCCCTGAGTttagttaaacaaaaaaaaccacCTCATACATTAAACCTCTGTGGATCTTGCAATCGCAGAACACGCACATTTCCTGAAATAGATGGCATATCCTGAGGAGTTAAAAACACGAATTGCAAGTCCGGTTTCGCGTTTGCGTGATGAAGTAATACTTCTATTACTTTGGTACGGTTCATCTTGTCCATAAACACGTCGAATTcatcaagaaaataaaatgaaaaatccatGCACTGCCACAAAGCATACAAAAAGGCCACTGTAGAAAATGATCGTTCGCCTCCTGACAAATTTGAGGTAGTAGTTTGGCCCTGTGAGCCATGCTGCGGCTTGACAATTAACTCAAGTTTCTTTTGATCCATATTTATATCCAAGTTTCCTGTAAACTGTCgatattctaaaattttcttgaaagaGTGTTTAATCAATGTTACAAAATAGTTTTCCGTAAGCTTATAATATTTAGCCCTATTCTGTATGGCCTTATTCAGTGTGAACATGCTTTGAGTCAAGGTTTTGAAGCAACATCTGATAGAGGCATGTTTCtctgttaaattttgataacgcTTTGACACTTCCTCAATATTCTCAGTTTCTGTTTGCACTTTAGCAATGTTTCTAGAAACTTCTCCCATTTCTTTAGAAATTTCTGGTACACTTCTAAGTCTCAGTGGTCGCTCACATAATAGCTCCGCTTCAGAAGTCTTCCCACTTAGTTCTTGTTGTTTCATTTCTACTGCTTTGTTGGCACTCTGCCTTTTTCTTTGATATTCTTCTAGCTTCTGTTTATAATAATCGTAGTTTGTAGATAATTGTCTTTGCTGCAATTGTTTCTTCTGAATTTGTTCTTGAAGTGGCCAAAGTCGCTCCTCGACCTCGTTGCTGAGTTTTTTTAGGTTGCACACTTTCTCTTCCTGGGCAGTTATTTTCGCCTTCAACTCTCGCAACTTTGTTTCAGATTGACCTAATAAACCTTCTTTTTCGTTTATGAGTCTTTGAATGTCACGCTGCTCATCCTCTAAGTTGTTTAAATCGTGCACTTCTGGCTCAGCTTCATTGCTCAATTCATCATACTCTTTTCGAATTTCTTGTTTTGCAGTGGTCATTTTTCGGATTTTATCTTCTAACTCTTTTAGCATCAGGCTGCGGCTATCAATATCATTTTGTAGGGCTTGCAGCTGGTTCTGAATCGCTTGTCTCCGATTCTTCTCTTTTACTATGTTCTCCTGAAGATACTCCATGTGCTCCTTCGTGTCCACCTGTAAGTATCTGGCCTTATGATAGTTTGAGCCGTAAGTTCTGTACTTCGGATCCGGATAATACTTGTCTCCTTTCATTGTCAAGCtttgtttgcaatttttcgGAACCGACCTTTTATCTGACATTAACTCCATAGCTCTCTCACCATTTGGAATCAGTAATACGTTTTCTGTGTTCATTTGATCGACAATGCAATTAGAAACTATGGGATCGTCAATTATTATTGCGTCATATAAAGCAGTGCAATCCGGCGGAGAATGCACCAAATTATTGCTCACATCATGCTTcctattaagaaattttgatgttaTGATGGTAGGTTGATGATCTCCTTCTAAACATCTGGCGAAAATCTGCTGCAGCAATTTCCCATCATTTTGATTATCCACCGTGAACGCTCCCAATATTGAACCACCTAAATAACCTTCAACGGCTATTGCCCATTTCTTATCTTTCAGCTTTATGTATGAGCCCAACGGTCCTTTAGGTTCGTATTTGAATGATGACCGTTGACTCCTGATCATTTCTTTCACCTTCGGAATGCTCGTGCCATATAACATCAGAGAATTTCCCTGCTCTGTTCGCAaagcttttaaatttgattcttCTTGATTTATACATTGATtgatatgtttaatttctaatttgagGCTATCGGCATCTTCGCGTTTCTTGGTGATGTCATTTTTGACTTGAAATCGGTCGTTTGCGCAGGTAGCTAAGTGTTCATTGGCACCTAcaacaaaatatatacacttaaatgaaaaacaaagacACTTCAGTACAGTAAGAACGCCATTGGGCAACAAACATTACTTACCCTTCAACCTATTTTGAAGTTGTGATAAATTATTCATTCTCTCTCTTTTCTGCTGCTCCACTTGAGACATATTTTTGTTAGTATTTGCAATCTCCTGTGCCAAGTACTCCATATCCTTTCTTTTTGATACAATCTCAATATCCAGATTTTGCTTCACCTTTTTTGTCTCCATAAAggcatttttcaattcttccaATTCGCGCTTCATATCCGCTTGAGGTCGTTTTTTAACTTCCAAGTCTCTCTTTAATGTTGCAATATGTCTCTCATTTTCTTGTACTGTCTgttcaatttcttcaatttcttggGCTTTTCTGTTATTCTGCAATTCCAATTCTTTCATTTTCTCATCAATTTTGTCTACTTTTTGCTGCTCCTCTGCCAATTCCTTCTCAATGTCTTGGACTTGAGACCATtgtatttcattttgtaattCTAATTTCTTATCTTTTAATTCAACAATCGATTTGTACCCCGCTATGGTCACTTTAAGCCTATTTATCTCTTCTTGCAGTTTTTCAAAACTAGCTTTTTTATCTTCTAAATCACGAgagcatttatttttttcacttattgcTGCTTTATACtcattttccagcatttccaGCTTAGTTGCTTTCATGAAAAGTTGAAACTTCTTTTTTGGATCATTACTGCTTAAGAAGTTCCTGGCAGTATCTTGAGTAAGAAGACACACTGGATTATCAACTTGAATATTCAAAGTAGTTGTTATATTTACAACTTCTTTGGCATGAGTTGAAATAACTGCCCCACTTTCAGCTTTCACTTTAAAACTTCCACCACCTGATGCAGTGATATTACGACTAATAGTAATAgttttcccatatttttttggatGGTAAGCCATAGGACCTTCATTGTAAAGCTGAATTTCTATGTTACTTGACGGCTTTCCCACTTTTATAAAATTCTTGATGCTGGTTCCTCGGTTAGTTAAATTGGCTCTTCCTCCCAAACCCACAATTAGAGCAGTTAAAATGGCACTCTTACCACTCCCATTTTTGCCTACCAAaaagtttatgtttttttgccGCAAGTCGACATCTAAGAAAGAGTGGCACatgaaattctttaaaatgatgtagtTAATTGTGCCTGCTCTCCTTTCGGTAGCTGAGAAGTTAGAAATTTCACTTGATGTTCTGGATCTCTTTGAAGAGCTGACAGTTTCTTCTTGAGACAGTTGAGTAAGAGGCTTCCTCTTTTGAGCCCTATTGGAACCCTTGGAGGGTTGACTTTTACTCATAGCTGCAAAAACTGGATAAAACTTTGGGAATAAAGTTCAATCACTATATATGCATTACCTTTGGTCGAGTGATGTAAATAGTCAATGATTATTTGATTGTAAGCAATCTCGTGTCCATTTAGATTGCTTTCAACCAGTTTGTCGATTATCAATgtttttaatagtttaaatACATCATTTATCACAAAGTACTATCAAACtcggaagaaaaatttttgtttacaacGATGTTTGGCAGGGAGGTGAGGAGAGGAATTGAGGGAAATATATTGTCAAAAGTCAAATAGGAACAGCATACTATGTAAAAACTAGTCATATCGCAATGGCTGTGTCATTGCAATTAGAATTATGTTTGAATGTGGTTGAAAAGCACCTCTaaaatttacttatatttatattaaaaaaataatacaaataataaatttaggaTATGAGATACCAGCTACGTAAATCTCAAAATATGTTAGTAAGACTTATTATAGCGTCTTTGAGGCGGCGTTGCCTTTTAATGTCTATAGCTTTATTGTATTATAACATATATTGATcttgtcaatttttgaaatggtCGATGTTAAGTACGTCAATGAAATggcgtttttattttttttattctaataGCTATGACATGTCAATGTTTGAGattcttttcgattttttttatttacagagTGTTAAGTATTCT is drawn from Euwallacea fornicatus isolate EFF26 chromosome 7, ASM4011564v1, whole genome shotgun sequence and contains these coding sequences:
- the mRpS7 gene encoding small ribosomal subunit protein uS7m; amino-acid sequence: MILSFPITNMAVVKIFFTNSQLFKQNINFLRPLLQQNGMAMYPPYFIEPIYRKEHQQDLVKSGDISQYTHLPTKAALNDQTSSLSHDPLIVLFTHYLMRNGDKVLARELVEKSLEQVKRIQLERYHKSTSKEDKSKIELNPKVVFHKAVENCKPILQLMAVKRGGVRYMVPVPVSNHRAQFLSMKWLIEAAREKDKKMVRFWTQLGRELVEAANNNGRVVRRKQELHKQCEANKAYAHYRWS
- the SMC6 gene encoding structural maintenance of chromosomes protein 6; the protein is MSKSQPSKGSNRAQKRKPLTQLSQEETVSSSKRSRTSSEISNFSATERRAGTINYIILKNFMCHSFLDVDLRQKNINFLVGKNGSGKSAILTALIVGLGGRANLTNRGTSIKNFIKVGKPSSNIEIQLYNEGPMAYHPKKYGKTITISRNITASGGGSFKVKAESGAVISTHAKEVVNITTTLNIQVDNPVCLLTQDTARNFLSSNDPKKKFQLFMKATKLEMLENEYKAAISEKNKCSRDLEDKKASFEKLQEEINRLKVTIAGYKSIVELKDKKLELQNEIQWSQVQDIEKELAEEQQKVDKIDEKMKELELQNNRKAQEIEEIEQTVQENERHIATLKRDLEVKKRPQADMKRELEELKNAFMETKKVKQNLDIEIVSKRKDMEYLAQEIANTNKNMSQVEQQKRERMNNLSQLQNRLKGANEHLATCANDRFQVKNDITKKREDADSLKLEIKHINQCINQEESNLKALRTEQGNSLMLYGTSIPKVKEMIRSQRSSFKYEPKGPLGSYIKLKDKKWAIAVEGYLGGSILGAFTVDNQNDGKLLQQIFARCLEGDHQPTIITSKFLNRKHDVSNNLVHSPPDCTALYDAIIIDDPIVSNCIVDQMNTENVLLIPNGERAMELMSDKRSVPKNCKQSLTMKGDKYYPDPKYRTYGSNYHKARYLQVDTKEHMEYLQENIVKEKNRRQAIQNQLQALQNDIDSRSLMLKELEDKIRKMTTAKQEIRKEYDELSNEAEPEVHDLNNLEDEQRDIQRLINEKEGLLGQSETKLRELKAKITAQEEKVCNLKKLSNEVEERLWPLQEQIQKKQLQQRQLSTNYDYYKQKLEEYQRKRQSANKAVEMKQQELSGKTSEAELLCERPLRLRSVPEISKEMGEVSRNIAKVQTETENIEEVSKRYQNLTEKHASIRCCFKTLTQSMFTLNKAIQNRAKYYKLTENYFVTLIKHSFKKILEYRQFTGNLDINMDQKKLELIVKPQHGSQGQTTTSNLSGGERSFSTVAFLYALWQCMDFSFYFLDEFDVFMDKMNRTKVIEVLLHHANAKPDLQFVFLTPQDMPSISGNVRVLRLQDPQRFNV